The nucleotide window ATTTGGTGCTTTCTTTCTTTGCTGATGTTAGAAATTCTCAACTTTAGGATAAACAGAAATGATAATTACTTGTTTAAATGGAATATTTGCTTATATTTAAATATGAGACGTACAAATTACAGAGTATGCAATGGGTGGTAAAGCTTCTACCCGAGGAGATGTTTACAGCTATGGAATCCTTCTCTTGGAGATGATAACTGGAAAGGggccaactgatgacatgtttaaaggcaatctaagccttcatcattttgcCAAGTTAGCGTTGCCTGAACGAGTAATGGAGATTGTAGATCCATATCTCTTTGAAGATGCAGAAGTTACTCAAGGCAGTGGAAATCATATCAATGCGGGGAATAAAATACGTGATTGCTTAATTTTGATGGTCAGAATTGGTGTGTTATGTTCTTTGGAATCTCCGAGAGAACGAATGGAGATGAAAAATGTTGTCATGGAAATGCATGCAATCAAGGACTCATATCTGAGGTCAGAATTCACAAAGATACAAGTTAGATCACCACTGTGGGGTGAAGCTACGTCTTACCTCAGTCATTACTGTGATATTACTGCAAGGTTGTTAAGAAAGATTTCGAAATACAATAAGTTTGTTGAACAAgctttaga belongs to Magnolia sinica isolate HGM2019 chromosome 8, MsV1, whole genome shotgun sequence and includes:
- the LOC131254163 gene encoding probable LRR receptor-like serine/threonine-protein kinase At3g47570 — its product is MKKLDKKVKSPIRLCLTDDILYNILREKTAANLWAKLDDIYAKDDDMIAHVGDFGLSRFLSEFAQTISLGVKGSIGYIAPEYAMGGKASTRGDVYSYGILLLEMITGKGPTDDMFKGNLSLHHFAKLALPERVMEIVDPYLFEDAEVTQGSGNHINAGNKIRDCLILMVRIGVLCSLESPRERMEMKNVVMEMHAIKDSYLRSEFTKIQVRSPLWGEATSYLSHYCDITARLLRKISKYNKFVEQALDIYIILT